AATCTCTTTTTAAGGAAAGTTTGGTTAATATTACAACTTAATTTTTCATGTGCGCTCGTAGCTCAGCTGGATAGAGCATTTGATTGCGGTTCAAAAGGTCAGAGATTCGAATTCTCTCGGGCGCACCATCCTTTTTCTCCCCAAATTTTATTTTCAGACCACTTTTTAGATTAGTTAAATTTATAAAAAACTCTATTTAGATATAGCCCTTCAGCTGGTGCTGGTATGCGAGTTAGGGCAGGATGTCCATTTAGCGAAGCTTTGATGAGCTTGCTACCATCTTTTTGCTTTAGCGCTTTTAGTAAATTTGCAACCATGAGGCGTACCTGGCCACGCAAAAAACCATTTGCCTTAAAAACGATGATAGTTTGCTCTTTGTATGCGTAGCAAAATGCTTTGTAAATTTCGCGCACTGGGCTTTTTGTGTCGCTTCCAGTTTTCATATATGCGCTAAAATCATGCTCTCCGATAAAATTTCGCAAAATTTCATTTGCTATTTTGGTATCAAATTTAGGCAAAAAGACCTTGTAGTTTGAGCTAAAAACATCAAATTTGCCGTGATTTATCACATATCTATACGACCTTGCCACTGCGTCAAATCTCGCTTGAAAGCTATCATCTACTAAATTTATGCGTTTTATGTGAATGCTTGGGTGCGCGTGGCGGTTTATAAGATCTTGTAAGCGTCTTAAATTTTTAAAGTGATCGCCGCAAATGACGCTTGAGCTTTGGTTGTTTGCGTGCACGCTTTTATCGGTGCGCGAGCTGGATACTACTCTTTCAAAAATGCCAACGTGAGCTAAGGCGCGCGCAAGCTCATCCTCTACGCCATTTTCGTGCGGCTGGGTCTGTGAGCCTTGAAATTTCGAGCCATCGTAGCTGTAGATTAGCTGAATTTTCATCAGTATCTTCGTGTGATCTTGGCTTTATAAAGCAAGACGCCGGCTAGTAAAAATACGAAAAATATGAGCGGTATCGCAAGCGATGGCTTTGATGAAAAGAGCATGATGAGCGTAAAATATCCAAACAAAACGCCAAATGTGCCAACATAGACCATACCCTTTTCATATCTATATGTGACGATGCCAAGGCTGATCGCAAAGAGCGTGCTAGCAAGCGGGAAGAGGGCCACTAGGACGTAAGTACTAAGGTCTTTTCTACGTTTATCGCTGCTAGCTGCCTCCATCCAGTACTCTTTGATGCTGCCAATGTCGCTTATTTCCTCGCTTTGGGCGGTTCTTATCTTCATCGATTTGAAGTTGCTTTGATGATAAATTTCATCTCTGATGTCATACATTTTGCCCTCGTTTAAAGAGAGCTCCACGCTTTGACCCACGTTTATGATCTTTGCATTTTTGGCGGTTATTAGGCGCTGTGAGTCTTTAACAAAGGGGTTAAACATCACGATATCTTTGTAGGTCGTGCCATTTTTGTCTTCACTTTCGCTGCCCACATAGACCATCCAGTCGGAGAATTTTTGTCCAAACTGGGTTGGCTTTAAATTTAGCTTAGCAACTGTCTTTTTATAGTCGATGAAATTTGCATTTAGCTGAGCGGCTATTGGTATCATGACGATGGCAACTAC
This genomic stretch from Campylobacter concisus harbors:
- the truA gene encoding tRNA pseudouridine(38-40) synthase TruA encodes the protein MKIQLIYSYDGSKFQGSQTQPHENGVEDELARALAHVGIFERVVSSSRTDKSVHANNQSSSVICGDHFKNLRRLQDLINRHAHPSIHIKRINLVDDSFQARFDAVARSYRYVINHGKFDVFSSNYKVFLPKFDTKIANEILRNFIGEHDFSAYMKTGSDTKSPVREIYKAFCYAYKEQTIIVFKANGFLRGQVRLMVANLLKALKQKDGSKLIKASLNGHPALTRIPAPAEGLYLNRVFYKFN
- a CDS encoding LptF/LptG family permease, producing MSRVNKYLLFNFLGTFASLFSTLFLIMSIVFFIQIARITSYIEISFGELFKLYSFMLPRVLLFVVPIAFFVSLAMTLFRLSKENESIVIFTLGGSPNKIARFFLAFSALLSAALLVVAIVMIPIAAQLNANFIDYKKTVAKLNLKPTQFGQKFSDWMVYVGSESEDKNGTTYKDIVMFNPFVKDSQRLITAKNAKIINVGQSVELSLNEGKMYDIRDEIYHQSNFKSMKIRTAQSEEISDIGSIKEYWMEAASSDKRRKDLSTYVLVALFPLASTLFAISLGIVTYRYEKGMVYVGTFGVLFGYFTLIMLFSSKPSLAIPLIFFVFLLAGVLLYKAKITRRY